From a region of the Gordonia sp. PP30 genome:
- the gluQRS gene encoding tRNA glutamyl-Q(34) synthetase GluQRS has translation MPAGRFAPSPSGDLHVGNLRTALLAWLFARSTGRDFLIRMEDLDGRTRPGAAQRQLADVAALGLDWSEPVVAQSDRLGVYRSVVDGLVAAGETFECFCTRREIQDAPTAPHAPPGAYPGTCRDLTQVQRAQRRRERPAAIRLRAHLPRFTVHDTLHGEFTGDVDDFVLLRGDGTPAYNLAVVVDDAAFGIDQVVRGGDLLSSAPRQAYLAQRLGYPVPEYAHVPMVLSPSTGSGGEPVRLSKRDGAITLAQLAERGYDAPRVLGLMAESLNLAGPGEPVTAQQLLKRFDPASLPREPWIFTGV, from the coding sequence ACCTGCATGTCGGCAATCTGCGCACCGCGCTGCTGGCCTGGCTCTTCGCCCGGTCGACCGGCCGGGACTTCCTGATCCGGATGGAAGACCTGGACGGCCGGACCCGGCCCGGCGCCGCGCAGCGGCAACTGGCCGACGTCGCCGCGCTCGGGCTGGACTGGTCCGAGCCGGTGGTGGCGCAGTCCGATCGGCTCGGCGTCTACCGGTCGGTGGTGGACGGGCTGGTGGCCGCCGGGGAGACCTTCGAGTGCTTCTGCACACGCCGCGAGATCCAGGACGCGCCGACAGCACCGCACGCCCCGCCCGGCGCCTACCCGGGCACGTGCCGGGATCTGACGCAGGTGCAGCGGGCGCAGCGGCGGCGTGAACGTCCCGCCGCGATCCGCCTCCGTGCGCACCTGCCGCGGTTCACCGTGCACGACACGCTCCACGGCGAGTTCACCGGCGACGTCGACGACTTCGTGCTGCTCCGCGGCGACGGCACCCCCGCGTACAACCTGGCGGTGGTCGTGGACGACGCCGCCTTCGGCATCGACCAGGTGGTGCGCGGCGGCGATCTGCTCTCGTCGGCGCCACGCCAGGCGTACCTCGCGCAACGGCTGGGCTATCCGGTTCCGGAGTACGCCCACGTCCCGATGGTGCTCAGCCCTTCGACAGGCTCAGGGGGCGAACCGGTGCGCCTCTCGAAACGGGATGGCGCGATCACCCTGGCCCAGCTCGCCGAACGCGGCTACGACGCCCCCCGGGTGCTCGGTCTGATGGCGGAGTCGCTGAATCTGGCCGGACCGGGCGAGCCGGTGACCGCCCAACAACTCCTGAAGCGCTTCGATCCGGCGTCGCTCCCCCGAGAGCCCTGGATCTTCACCGGGGTCTGA